The Saccharopolyspora gloriosae genome has a segment encoding these proteins:
- a CDS encoding N-acetylglucosamine kinase, which yields MEFVLGLDIGGTSSRAQVGDLDGRLVGAGAAGGGNPNSHPPEDAAAQVTAAARAALGELDGRSVRSAVLGMAGVSAMTDPRVAGLFEQGWNSLGLNCPVRVVSDCEVAFAAGTSAATGTVLIAGTGAIAARIEDHRETASAGGHGWLLGDEGSAFWLGREAVRHALRTLDLGAVPDAGLARSVLLTVLDEVPADEPVRVRKRLITAVNGAPPIRLAELAPLVTAACADDDPAGSGIVDRAAVELADTAVRARDSGPIVLAGGLTAEGNPVGTALRAELGARLPGTPLHLAGPGAAGAAWLAALDHDPAAPRYPGI from the coding sequence ATGGAGTTTGTGCTCGGGCTCGACATCGGCGGTACCTCCAGCCGCGCCCAGGTCGGCGATCTGGACGGACGTCTCGTCGGCGCCGGTGCCGCAGGGGGCGGCAACCCGAACTCGCATCCCCCGGAGGACGCCGCCGCGCAGGTCACCGCGGCGGCCCGCGCCGCGCTCGGCGAGCTCGACGGGCGCTCGGTGCGGTCCGCGGTGCTCGGCATGGCCGGAGTGAGCGCCATGACGGATCCGCGAGTGGCCGGACTGTTCGAGCAGGGCTGGAACTCGCTGGGCCTGAACTGCCCGGTGCGGGTCGTCAGCGACTGCGAGGTGGCGTTCGCGGCGGGCACCTCGGCCGCCACCGGAACCGTGCTCATCGCGGGCACCGGCGCCATCGCCGCCCGGATCGAAGACCACCGGGAAACGGCCTCCGCGGGCGGGCACGGCTGGCTGCTCGGCGATGAGGGGTCGGCGTTCTGGCTCGGCCGGGAAGCGGTCCGGCACGCGCTGCGCACCTTGGACCTGGGAGCCGTGCCCGACGCCGGACTCGCCCGATCAGTGCTGCTCACCGTGCTCGACGAGGTCCCGGCGGACGAACCGGTCCGGGTGCGCAAGCGGCTGATCACCGCGGTGAACGGGGCGCCACCGATCCGGCTCGCCGAGCTCGCACCGCTGGTCACCGCCGCCTGCGCGGACGACGACCCGGCGGGTTCCGGCATCGTGGACCGCGCGGCCGTCGAACTCGCCGACACCGCCGTGCGCGCCCGCGACTCCGGGCCGATCGTGCTGGCGGGCGGACTCACCGCCGAGGGCAACCCGGTCGGCACCGCGCTACGCGCGGAACTCGGCGCCCGGCTGCCCGGCACCCCACTGCACCTGGCCGGACCGGGCGCCGCAGGAGCGGCCTGGCTCGCGGCCCTCGACCACGACCCGGCCGCGCCCCGCTACCCGGGAATCTGA
- a CDS encoding amidohydrolase — protein sequence MTVDAHHHLWDIDVRDQPWITGPEMEPLRRDFRPTDLAQAVRGTSVDTTVLVQTVADPEETPEMLVLADSVNCIGAVVGWVDLTARGVREQLGALLSHPAGRWLKGIRHPVEFEADPEWLSRPDVLRGLAAVEDAGLVFDLLVRPEQLPAAIKAVGEFPQLTFVLDHCGKPPVGGDLRRWESLVRRLAEHPNVLCKLSGLVTEAAERPPDAATLRPCVEMVLDAFGPSRLMFGSDWPVCELAAPYREVLRLASELVGGLSQRERMAIFDGTARQAYEL from the coding sequence ATGACCGTCGACGCGCATCACCACCTGTGGGACATCGACGTCCGGGACCAGCCGTGGATCACCGGACCCGAGATGGAGCCGTTGCGCCGCGACTTCCGGCCCACCGACCTGGCGCAGGCCGTCCGCGGCACCTCGGTGGACACGACGGTGCTGGTGCAGACCGTCGCGGATCCGGAGGAGACGCCGGAGATGCTGGTGCTCGCCGACTCGGTGAACTGCATCGGTGCCGTCGTGGGCTGGGTGGACCTCACCGCGCGCGGCGTGCGGGAACAGCTCGGTGCCCTGCTGTCGCACCCGGCGGGCCGCTGGTTGAAGGGCATCCGGCACCCGGTGGAGTTCGAGGCGGATCCGGAGTGGCTGAGCAGGCCCGACGTGCTGCGCGGACTCGCGGCGGTGGAGGACGCCGGGCTGGTGTTCGACCTGCTGGTACGCCCGGAGCAGCTCCCCGCGGCGATCAAAGCGGTGGGCGAGTTCCCGCAGCTGACCTTCGTGCTCGATCACTGCGGCAAGCCTCCCGTCGGGGGCGATCTGCGGCGGTGGGAGTCACTGGTGCGGCGCCTGGCGGAACACCCGAACGTGCTGTGCAAGCTGTCCGGGCTGGTCACCGAGGCGGCCGAGCGGCCGCCGGATGCGGCGACGCTGCGGCCGTGCGTCGAGATGGTGCTGGACGCGTTCGGGCCGAGCCGGTTGATGTTCGGCTCGGACTGGCCGGTGTGCGAGCTGGCCGCTCCCTACCGGGAGGTGCTGCGGCTGGCTTCGGAGCTGGTGGGCGGGTTGTCGCAGCGGGAGCGGATGGCGATCTTCGACGGCACCGCGCGCCAGGCCTACGAACTCTGA
- a CDS encoding SIS domain-containing protein, translating to MSEANPGQSMRAEIDEQPRIFADLLAATDIAAVAATIAQRKPRFALLAARGSSDHAALYAKYLIEVLLQLPAGLVSPSTTTLYGAEPDLSDVLLLTVSQSGGSPDLIEVTDSARRRGATTVAITNTPGSTLNATAELAVGIRAGQERAVAATKTYSATLLALYLLIDAVRGGTGRDAAAIPDLAQRALAESSDAVAEAVHRYRFAGRLVTTARGYSLATALEAALKLAETSYLPARAYSGADLLHGPVAAVDAETAVLAVSGAGQGGAAMREVLDVVRERGADVCTLGSGPAAAHHIPVPACAEELAPLLEILPVQRLALRLAVARGGDPDRPRGLSKVTRTR from the coding sequence ATGAGCGAGGCGAACCCCGGCCAGAGCATGCGAGCCGAGATCGACGAGCAGCCGCGGATCTTCGCCGACCTGCTCGCGGCCACCGACATCGCCGCCGTCGCGGCCACCATCGCGCAGCGCAAGCCGCGATTCGCGCTGCTGGCGGCGCGCGGCTCCAGTGATCACGCGGCGCTCTACGCCAAGTACCTGATCGAAGTCCTGCTGCAACTGCCCGCCGGACTCGTCTCGCCGTCGACCACCACGCTCTACGGAGCCGAACCAGACCTCAGCGACGTGCTGCTGCTGACCGTCAGCCAGAGCGGCGGCTCCCCCGACCTGATCGAGGTCACCGACTCGGCCCGCCGCCGCGGCGCGACCACCGTGGCGATCACGAACACGCCCGGCTCGACGCTGAACGCCACCGCCGAACTCGCCGTGGGCATCCGCGCCGGACAGGAACGAGCGGTGGCCGCGACCAAGACCTACAGCGCCACCCTGCTCGCGCTGTACCTGCTGATCGACGCCGTGCGCGGCGGCACCGGGCGGGACGCCGCGGCGATCCCCGACCTCGCGCAGCGGGCGCTGGCGGAGAGCTCCGACGCGGTGGCCGAAGCGGTGCACCGCTACCGGTTCGCCGGGCGGCTGGTGACCACCGCTCGGGGTTACTCGCTGGCGACCGCGCTGGAAGCCGCGCTCAAGCTGGCCGAGACGAGCTACCTGCCTGCCCGCGCCTACAGCGGCGCGGATCTGCTGCACGGTCCGGTGGCCGCCGTCGACGCCGAGACGGCGGTGCTCGCGGTCAGCGGCGCGGGCCAAGGCGGCGCCGCGATGCGCGAGGTGCTCGACGTGGTCCGCGAACGCGGCGCCGACGTCTGCACCCTCGGCTCCGGTCCCGCCGCGGCGCACCACATCCCGGTGCCTGCCTGCGCCGAGGAACTCGCGCCGCTCCTGGAGATCCTTCCGGTACAGCGGCTCGCGCTCCGCCTCGCCGTGGCGCGCGGCGGCGACCCGGACCGTCCGCGCGGGCTGTCCAAGGTCACCCGCACCCGCTGA
- a CDS encoding GntR family transcriptional regulator: MLETSVSGGADTPVRAQREPKYWGLKQHLLDMLRSLPPGSPIPTERALAAEFDVSRTTVRQALAELTVEGRLLRVQGKGTFAAKPKVAQRLQLSSYTEDMRAQGRQPTSRLLEVVEEPADHELASLLGTRAGATALRLRRLRLADGEPMAIETTHLALSRFRGLTTRLESGGSLYRVLREHFGVELGHADETIETALASPEEAETLGAEVGLPMLLLSRHSFDSAGEPVEWVRSIYRGDRYKFVARLNPPQ; encoded by the coding sequence ATGCTGGAAACGTCGGTGTCCGGCGGGGCGGACACCCCGGTGCGCGCACAGCGCGAACCCAAGTACTGGGGGCTCAAGCAACACCTGCTGGACATGCTGCGATCGCTACCGCCGGGATCACCGATCCCGACCGAACGCGCGCTGGCCGCCGAGTTCGACGTCTCCCGCACCACCGTGCGCCAGGCGCTCGCCGAACTCACCGTCGAAGGCCGGCTGCTGCGGGTGCAGGGCAAAGGGACCTTCGCGGCGAAACCGAAGGTCGCGCAGCGGCTCCAGCTGTCCAGCTACACCGAGGACATGCGAGCCCAGGGCCGCCAGCCCACCTCCCGGTTGCTGGAGGTCGTGGAGGAACCCGCCGATCACGAACTCGCGAGCCTGCTCGGCACCCGCGCGGGCGCGACGGCGCTGCGCCTGCGGCGGCTGCGGCTCGCCGACGGGGAACCGATGGCCATCGAGACCACGCACCTGGCGCTGTCCCGCTTCCGCGGCTTGACCACTCGGCTGGAGTCGGGCGGCTCGTTGTACCGGGTGCTGCGGGAGCACTTCGGCGTGGAACTCGGGCACGCCGACGAGACCATCGAAACCGCGTTGGCCAGCCCCGAGGAGGCCGAGACGCTCGGCGCCGAGGTGGGCCTGCCGATGCTGCTGCTGTCCCGGCACTCCTTCGACTCCGCCGGTGAACCCGTCGAATGGGTCCGCTCCATCTACCGCGGCGACCGCTACAAGTTCGTCGCCCGCCTGAACCCGCCGCAGTGA
- a CDS encoding threonine/serine dehydratase, translating into MDLVTPQDIEAAQHRIHAVPGPSAAVRTPLLPLPGADREVWVKPENLQPTGAFKIRGALNAIAALPEPVRARGVVAYSSGNHARAVAHAAHAFGVPATVVVPRTAPAAKIAAARALGAEIVPVEVAERESTARRITAERAATLVPPFDDLAVIAGQGTVGLEIAADLDVDVVVVPVSGGGLLSGVATAIRARRPTAKIVGVEPELAADARESLHAGHRVSWPVELRTRTGADGLTAEPSELTFRHLVDRVDDIVTVTEPEIDAAVAHLARHARIVAERSGAVAVAACLHRQLPPGRTVAVVSGGNIDAEDFAAVLSLA; encoded by the coding sequence ATGGATCTGGTGACACCGCAGGACATCGAAGCCGCTCAGCACCGCATTCACGCCGTGCCGGGACCGTCGGCGGCGGTCCGCACGCCGTTGCTGCCGCTGCCCGGGGCCGACCGGGAAGTCTGGGTGAAACCGGAGAACCTGCAACCGACCGGCGCGTTCAAGATCCGCGGCGCGCTGAACGCGATCGCCGCACTCCCCGAACCGGTCCGGGCACGCGGAGTCGTCGCCTATTCCAGCGGGAATCACGCCCGCGCGGTGGCGCACGCGGCGCACGCCTTCGGCGTCCCCGCGACGGTCGTCGTCCCGCGCACCGCACCGGCCGCCAAGATCGCCGCCGCGCGAGCGCTCGGCGCCGAGATCGTGCCGGTCGAGGTGGCCGAGCGGGAGAGCACCGCGCGGCGGATCACCGCCGAGCGGGCGGCGACGCTGGTGCCGCCGTTCGACGATCTCGCCGTCATCGCGGGCCAGGGCACCGTCGGCCTGGAGATCGCGGCCGATCTGGACGTGGACGTGGTGGTGGTGCCGGTCAGCGGCGGCGGGCTGCTGTCCGGAGTCGCCACCGCGATCCGCGCCCGGCGGCCCACGGCGAAGATCGTCGGAGTGGAGCCGGAGCTGGCGGCGGACGCGCGGGAAAGCCTGCACGCGGGGCATCGGGTGTCCTGGCCGGTCGAGCTGCGCACCCGCACCGGTGCCGACGGGCTCACCGCCGAGCCCTCCGAGCTGACCTTCCGGCACCTGGTGGACCGCGTGGACGACATCGTCACCGTCACCGAACCGGAGATCGACGCCGCCGTCGCTCACCTCGCCCGGCACGCCCGGATCGTGGCCGAGCGCAGCGGAGCGGTCGCGGTCGCGGCCTGCCTGCACCGGCAACTGCCGCCGGGCCGCACCGTCGCGGTCGTCTCCGGCGGCAACATCGACGCCGAGGACTTCGCTGCCGTGCTCAGCCTCGCCTGA